A single genomic interval of Bacteroidota bacterium harbors:
- a CDS encoding penicillin acylase family protein, which translates to MKKISILLFLSLVCAIVVIGLGGAGGRFPAVAALLDPVEGLYHNARKALPPTNQSIQIPGLTGRVVVQRDERSVPHIFADHSLDAVTALGYLTAQDRLFQLDFVPRVASGRLSEILGSSMVETDRFLRQTGMLWGAEKNLQRLVAQDSTELALVRAFVKGVNTYLAGLEYADYPLEFKLLGYSPEPYTEMQVLLVLQYMVFDLTYRSDDVIYAELQERLGPVSYEALYPEHSDLAVPIIPEKGGMVKAQDKRDVYTRDGLAAGGSDVLARKHALQQQWAGTPLEGFLEGKGSNNWAVGPERSTTGAPVIAGDMHLALWLPSIWYELHMVTPDMNAYGVTVPGAPLPVEAFNDHVGWAFTNTGSDQIDHLKLTLDESRTKYLYNGAYQPMTLVPDTLRIKGQPPVIDTLYYAHWGPVTISDDDAIALRWVAHDSTRTLQALWNMNRATDYATFQEGISHWDTPMQNIIYGDDVGNIAIRSTGYLPMRKAGHGRGLLDGSTDAFTWTGRVPFDELPHSFNPPQGFLTSTNQEPADSLYPHYLGHDWRSNYRSLRIDALMQGKALHSVEDLKMYQSDVYVVQRDLFVPLLEQVDGLSEEASSLREMLVNWEGVASVDRAEPLVLELYLENLRTLVWDEPAFDSLRNPMDARLYFLLANEIEGPWLDRQGTETVEGGADVMRSAIEQTVAQLQETYGWDSENWRWGDLHKVVFRHFTRSDALQGLWRGPYAFPGFAETLSPARNLTTTHSASWRMVVDFSTSPPTGYGVYPGGQSGNPFSPFYDHHLDTYLKFEHFELFRPASPSEMPTDRITAILEIQPE; encoded by the coding sequence ATGAAGAAGATTTCCATCCTGCTGTTTCTGTCTCTTGTTTGCGCTATTGTTGTCATTGGGCTTGGTGGCGCCGGCGGACGCTTTCCTGCTGTAGCGGCATTGTTGGACCCGGTTGAAGGGCTATATCACAACGCCCGCAAAGCATTACCGCCAACTAATCAATCTATTCAAATCCCTGGCCTTACCGGCCGCGTGGTTGTGCAACGCGATGAACGCAGTGTGCCCCACATTTTTGCAGACCATTCCCTGGATGCAGTAACCGCACTCGGCTACCTAACCGCACAAGACAGGCTTTTCCAACTCGATTTTGTGCCCCGTGTAGCATCAGGCCGGCTATCCGAAATTCTCGGTTCATCCATGGTTGAAACGGACCGTTTCCTTCGGCAGACCGGGATGTTATGGGGTGCAGAGAAAAACTTGCAGCGCCTGGTCGCACAGGATAGCACAGAACTGGCCCTCGTACGCGCTTTTGTGAAAGGCGTCAATACCTACCTTGCCGGGCTCGAATACGCGGACTATCCACTCGAATTCAAGCTGCTTGGTTACAGCCCTGAGCCGTATACAGAAATGCAGGTATTGCTTGTGCTGCAGTATATGGTTTTTGATCTCACTTACCGGTCCGACGACGTAATTTACGCTGAACTGCAGGAACGTCTGGGACCTGTTTCTTATGAAGCCCTGTACCCCGAGCATTCTGACCTCGCCGTACCTATTATCCCGGAAAAAGGTGGGATGGTGAAAGCACAGGACAAGCGAGATGTGTATACACGAGATGGGCTGGCTGCCGGTGGATCCGACGTGTTGGCGCGGAAGCATGCCTTGCAGCAACAATGGGCCGGTACACCGCTTGAAGGATTTCTTGAAGGCAAGGGTTCAAACAACTGGGCTGTAGGACCAGAGCGTTCGACAACAGGAGCACCTGTCATTGCCGGAGACATGCACCTGGCGTTGTGGTTGCCTTCCATCTGGTATGAACTGCACATGGTAACCCCGGACATGAATGCCTACGGTGTTACAGTGCCGGGCGCACCGTTGCCCGTGGAAGCATTTAATGACCATGTAGGCTGGGCATTCACCAACACAGGATCGGATCAAATTGACCACCTCAAGCTCACGCTGGATGAAAGCAGGACCAAGTATCTCTATAATGGCGCTTATCAACCCATGACCCTGGTACCGGATACGCTACGTATCAAGGGGCAACCGCCTGTAATCGATACGCTTTATTATGCCCATTGGGGGCCTGTGACCATTTCTGATGATGATGCGATTGCGCTCCGTTGGGTGGCACACGACTCTACGCGGACCCTGCAAGCACTTTGGAATATGAACAGGGCTACTGATTACGCCACATTCCAGGAAGGTATATCCCATTGGGATACGCCCATGCAAAATATTATTTATGGGGATGATGTCGGCAACATTGCAATCCGCTCCACAGGCTACCTTCCCATGCGAAAAGCGGGCCATGGAAGGGGATTGCTCGATGGGTCCACAGATGCTTTTACCTGGACGGGGCGCGTGCCCTTCGACGAATTGCCGCATTCGTTCAATCCGCCGCAAGGCTTCCTGACATCAACCAATCAGGAGCCGGCTGATTCCTTGTATCCACATTACCTCGGCCACGACTGGCGCTCTAACTACCGCTCGCTTCGCATTGATGCACTCATGCAAGGCAAGGCATTACATTCTGTAGAAGATCTCAAGATGTATCAATCGGATGTTTATGTAGTGCAACGTGATCTCTTTGTGCCACTTTTGGAGCAGGTCGATGGGTTGTCGGAAGAAGCATCGTCTCTCCGCGAAATGCTGGTCAACTGGGAAGGTGTTGCATCGGTAGACCGGGCTGAACCGCTCGTGCTTGAGCTGTATCTCGAAAACTTGCGTACCCTCGTTTGGGATGAGCCGGCCTTTGACTCGCTTCGTAATCCCATGGACGCCCGCCTCTACTTCTTGTTGGCTAATGAAATCGAAGGACCGTGGCTCGACAGGCAGGGCACCGAAACGGTTGAAGGTGGCGCAGACGTCATGCGTTCAGCGATAGAGCAAACGGTTGCACAGTTGCAAGAAACTTACGGATGGGACAGCGAAAATTGGCGATGGGGGGATTTGCATAAAGTTGTATTCCGACATTTCACACGCTCTGATGCGTTGCAGGGCCTCTGGCGCGGCCCCTATGCTTTCCCCGGTTTTGCAGAGACCTTGTCGCCGGCGCGTAACCTCACCACCACGCACAGTGCCAGTTGGCGCATGGTTGTAGATTTCTCTACCTCACCACCCACCGGATACGGGGTGTATCCGGGGGGGCAAAGCGGTAATCCGTTCAGTCCATTTTACGATCATCATCTCGATACGTATCTCAAATTTGAACATTTCGAATTGTTTCGGCCTGCCTCTCCATCTGAAATGCCGACCGACCGAATAACCGCAATCCTCGAAATTCAGCCTGAATAA